The following coding sequences are from one Passer domesticus isolate bPasDom1 chromosome 11, bPasDom1.hap1, whole genome shotgun sequence window:
- the MSL2 gene encoding E3 ubiquitin-protein ligase MSL2 isoform X1 yields MNPVNATSLYVSASRLVLNYDPADPQSFSEINKLLPYFRQSLSCCVCGNLLQDPIAPTNSNCQHYVCKTCKGKKMMMKPSCSWCKDYEQFEENKQLSILVNCYKKLCEYITQTPLARDIIQAVDCSADLLALLKDGAPLHEEAEKSSDAALALCLTHSPVPSTSELATDTPGGFTALPESAPGLDLRGSVINGLPPCNGLSVEKLGVSIPSPEHAAAIDVCSTGDYIKTEDIPGGLQPVCDTVATSDLCPAGIDICGFSEDIKPGGSLLLSVEEVLRSLETVSSSEVCDSNLQPGLEANMANGPFLQLSPPPLSHNIFMSTDASPHGLSCTAATPKVVKLNRKRSRSESDSEKVQPLPISSIICGPTLGASAPVTVKQENKMSLQPIATVPNGGTTPKISKTVLLSNKSVKKNLEHAPKKSHPKAKPGVLKTKDKAKEKVPSSNVMPGSPTKTVYKKPQEKKGCKCGRATQNPSVLTCRGQRCPCYSNRKACLDCICRGCQNSYMANGEKKLEAFAVPEKALEQTRLTLGINVTSIAVRNASTSTSVINVTGSPVTTFIAASTHDEKSLDEAIDMRYDC; encoded by the exons ATGAACCCGGTGAATGCCACTTCTCTCTACGTGTCCGCGAGCCGCCTGGTGCTCAACTACGACCCGGCGGACCCCCAGTCCTTTTCCGAGATTAACAAGCTCCTGCCCTACTTCAGGCAGTCCCTCTCCTGCTGCGTGTGCG GAAATTTGCTACAAGATCCTATTGCTCCTACCAACTCCAATTGTCAGCATTATGTCTGCAAAACGTGTAAAGGCAAGAAGATGATGATGAAGCCGTCGTGTAGCTGGTGCAAGGACTACGAGCAGTTTGAGGAGAACAAGCAGCTGAGCATCCTGGTGAACTGCTACAAGAAGCTGTGCGAGTACATCACGCAGACGCCGCTGGCCCGGGACATCATCCAGGCCGTGGATTGCTCTGCAgacctgctggctctgctcaaGGATGGGGCACCGCTGCACGAGGAGGCGGAGAAGTCCTCGGAcgcagccctggctctgtgtcTGACGCATTCCCCGGTCCCTTCCACCTCGGAGCTGGCGACGGACACGCCCGGGGGGTTCACGGCGCTGCCCGAGAGCGCGCCCGGCCTGGACCTGCGGGGCTCTGTCATCAACGGGCTGCCCCCCTGCAACGGGCTGTCGGTGGAGAAGCTGGGCGTGAGCATCCCCTCCCCCGAGCACGCCGCCGCCATCGATGTGTGCAGCACCGGGGATTACATCAAAACAGAGGACATCCCCGGCGGCCTGCAGCCCGTGTGTGACACCGTGGCCACCAGCGACCTGTGCCCCGCGGGCATCGACATCTGTGGCTTCAGTGAGGACATCAAGCCGGGCGGGTCGCTGCTGCTCAGCGTGGAGGAGGTGCTGCGCAGCCTGGAGACCGTGTCCAGCAGCGAGGTGTGCGACTCCAACCTGCAGCCCGGCCTGGAGGCAAACATGGCCAACGGccccttcctgcagctctccccccctcccctcagCCATAACATTTTCATGTCCACAGATGCTTCTCCTCATGGGCTCTCCTGCACGGCAGCCACGCCCAAGGTGGTGAAGCTGAACAGGAAGCGCTCTCGCTCCGAAAGCGACAGTGAGAAGGTTCAGCCTCTGCCCATCTCCAGCATCATCTGCGGCCCAACGCTGGGAGCGTCGGCTCCCGTCACAgtcaaacaggaaaataaaatgtccTTGCAGCCTATTGCGACTGTACCTAATGGAGGAACTACTCCCAAAATCAGTAAAACTGTGCTCCTGTCTAACAAAAGCGTGAAAAAGAACTTAGAACACGCCCCTAAGAAATCCCACCCAAAAGCCAAACCAGGGGTGCTGAAAACAAAAGACAAGGCAAAGGAGAAAGTTCCCAGCAGTAACGTTATGCCAGGAAGCCCAACAAAAACTGTGTATaaaaagccacaagaaaagaaaGGGTGTAAATGTGGTCGTGCCACCCAAAATCCAAGTGTTCTTACATGCCGTGGCCAACGCTGCCCTTGCTACTCTAACCGCAAAGCCTGCCTTGACTGCATATGCCGTGGCTGCCAAAACTCCTACATGGCTAACGGGGAGAAGAAGCTGGAGGCCTTTGCAGTGCcagaaaaggccttggagcagactCGGCTTACTTTGGGCATTAATGTGACAAGCATTGCCGTGCGCAATGCCAGCACAAGCACCAGTGTAATCAATGTGACAGGGTCACCAGTAACGACGTTTATAGCTGCCAGTACACATGATGAGAAAAGTTTGGATGAAGCTATAGACATGAGATATGACTGTTga
- the MSL2 gene encoding E3 ubiquitin-protein ligase MSL2 isoform X3, whose translation MMMKPSCSWCKDYEQFEENKQLSILVNCYKKLCEYITQTPLARDIIQAVDCSADLLALLKDGAPLHEEAEKSSDAALALCLTHSPVPSTSELATDTPGGFTALPESAPGLDLRGSVINGLPPCNGLSVEKLGVSIPSPEHAAAIDVCSTGDYIKTEDIPGGLQPVCDTVATSDLCPAGIDICGFSEDIKPGGSLLLSVEEVLRSLETVSSSEVCDSNLQPGLEANMANGPFLQLSPPPLSHNIFMSTDASPHGLSCTAATPKVVKLNRKRSRSESDSEKVQPLPISSIICGPTLGASAPVTVKQENKMSLQPIATVPNGGTTPKISKTVLLSNKSVKKNLEHAPKKSHPKAKPGVLKTKDKAKEKVPSSNVMPGSPTKTVYKKPQEKKGCKCGRATQNPSVLTCRGQRCPCYSNRKACLDCICRGCQNSYMANGEKKLEAFAVPEKALEQTRLTLGINVTSIAVRNASTSTSVINVTGSPVTTFIAASTHDEKSLDEAIDMRYDC comes from the coding sequence ATGATGATGAAGCCGTCGTGTAGCTGGTGCAAGGACTACGAGCAGTTTGAGGAGAACAAGCAGCTGAGCATCCTGGTGAACTGCTACAAGAAGCTGTGCGAGTACATCACGCAGACGCCGCTGGCCCGGGACATCATCCAGGCCGTGGATTGCTCTGCAgacctgctggctctgctcaaGGATGGGGCACCGCTGCACGAGGAGGCGGAGAAGTCCTCGGAcgcagccctggctctgtgtcTGACGCATTCCCCGGTCCCTTCCACCTCGGAGCTGGCGACGGACACGCCCGGGGGGTTCACGGCGCTGCCCGAGAGCGCGCCCGGCCTGGACCTGCGGGGCTCTGTCATCAACGGGCTGCCCCCCTGCAACGGGCTGTCGGTGGAGAAGCTGGGCGTGAGCATCCCCTCCCCCGAGCACGCCGCCGCCATCGATGTGTGCAGCACCGGGGATTACATCAAAACAGAGGACATCCCCGGCGGCCTGCAGCCCGTGTGTGACACCGTGGCCACCAGCGACCTGTGCCCCGCGGGCATCGACATCTGTGGCTTCAGTGAGGACATCAAGCCGGGCGGGTCGCTGCTGCTCAGCGTGGAGGAGGTGCTGCGCAGCCTGGAGACCGTGTCCAGCAGCGAGGTGTGCGACTCCAACCTGCAGCCCGGCCTGGAGGCAAACATGGCCAACGGccccttcctgcagctctccccccctcccctcagCCATAACATTTTCATGTCCACAGATGCTTCTCCTCATGGGCTCTCCTGCACGGCAGCCACGCCCAAGGTGGTGAAGCTGAACAGGAAGCGCTCTCGCTCCGAAAGCGACAGTGAGAAGGTTCAGCCTCTGCCCATCTCCAGCATCATCTGCGGCCCAACGCTGGGAGCGTCGGCTCCCGTCACAgtcaaacaggaaaataaaatgtccTTGCAGCCTATTGCGACTGTACCTAATGGAGGAACTACTCCCAAAATCAGTAAAACTGTGCTCCTGTCTAACAAAAGCGTGAAAAAGAACTTAGAACACGCCCCTAAGAAATCCCACCCAAAAGCCAAACCAGGGGTGCTGAAAACAAAAGACAAGGCAAAGGAGAAAGTTCCCAGCAGTAACGTTATGCCAGGAAGCCCAACAAAAACTGTGTATaaaaagccacaagaaaagaaaGGGTGTAAATGTGGTCGTGCCACCCAAAATCCAAGTGTTCTTACATGCCGTGGCCAACGCTGCCCTTGCTACTCTAACCGCAAAGCCTGCCTTGACTGCATATGCCGTGGCTGCCAAAACTCCTACATGGCTAACGGGGAGAAGAAGCTGGAGGCCTTTGCAGTGCcagaaaaggccttggagcagactCGGCTTACTTTGGGCATTAATGTGACAAGCATTGCCGTGCGCAATGCCAGCACAAGCACCAGTGTAATCAATGTGACAGGGTCACCAGTAACGACGTTTATAGCTGCCAGTACACATGATGAGAAAAGTTTGGATGAAGCTATAGACATGAGATATGACTGTTga
- the MSL2 gene encoding E3 ubiquitin-protein ligase MSL2 isoform X2 — protein sequence MGERKALWLSSGLKGNLLQDPIAPTNSNCQHYVCKTCKGKKMMMKPSCSWCKDYEQFEENKQLSILVNCYKKLCEYITQTPLARDIIQAVDCSADLLALLKDGAPLHEEAEKSSDAALALCLTHSPVPSTSELATDTPGGFTALPESAPGLDLRGSVINGLPPCNGLSVEKLGVSIPSPEHAAAIDVCSTGDYIKTEDIPGGLQPVCDTVATSDLCPAGIDICGFSEDIKPGGSLLLSVEEVLRSLETVSSSEVCDSNLQPGLEANMANGPFLQLSPPPLSHNIFMSTDASPHGLSCTAATPKVVKLNRKRSRSESDSEKVQPLPISSIICGPTLGASAPVTVKQENKMSLQPIATVPNGGTTPKISKTVLLSNKSVKKNLEHAPKKSHPKAKPGVLKTKDKAKEKVPSSNVMPGSPTKTVYKKPQEKKGCKCGRATQNPSVLTCRGQRCPCYSNRKACLDCICRGCQNSYMANGEKKLEAFAVPEKALEQTRLTLGINVTSIAVRNASTSTSVINVTGSPVTTFIAASTHDEKSLDEAIDMRYDC from the exons atgggagaaagaaaagcactATGGCTTTCCTCTGGTCTGAAAG GAAATTTGCTACAAGATCCTATTGCTCCTACCAACTCCAATTGTCAGCATTATGTCTGCAAAACGTGTAAAGGCAAGAAGATGATGATGAAGCCGTCGTGTAGCTGGTGCAAGGACTACGAGCAGTTTGAGGAGAACAAGCAGCTGAGCATCCTGGTGAACTGCTACAAGAAGCTGTGCGAGTACATCACGCAGACGCCGCTGGCCCGGGACATCATCCAGGCCGTGGATTGCTCTGCAgacctgctggctctgctcaaGGATGGGGCACCGCTGCACGAGGAGGCGGAGAAGTCCTCGGAcgcagccctggctctgtgtcTGACGCATTCCCCGGTCCCTTCCACCTCGGAGCTGGCGACGGACACGCCCGGGGGGTTCACGGCGCTGCCCGAGAGCGCGCCCGGCCTGGACCTGCGGGGCTCTGTCATCAACGGGCTGCCCCCCTGCAACGGGCTGTCGGTGGAGAAGCTGGGCGTGAGCATCCCCTCCCCCGAGCACGCCGCCGCCATCGATGTGTGCAGCACCGGGGATTACATCAAAACAGAGGACATCCCCGGCGGCCTGCAGCCCGTGTGTGACACCGTGGCCACCAGCGACCTGTGCCCCGCGGGCATCGACATCTGTGGCTTCAGTGAGGACATCAAGCCGGGCGGGTCGCTGCTGCTCAGCGTGGAGGAGGTGCTGCGCAGCCTGGAGACCGTGTCCAGCAGCGAGGTGTGCGACTCCAACCTGCAGCCCGGCCTGGAGGCAAACATGGCCAACGGccccttcctgcagctctccccccctcccctcagCCATAACATTTTCATGTCCACAGATGCTTCTCCTCATGGGCTCTCCTGCACGGCAGCCACGCCCAAGGTGGTGAAGCTGAACAGGAAGCGCTCTCGCTCCGAAAGCGACAGTGAGAAGGTTCAGCCTCTGCCCATCTCCAGCATCATCTGCGGCCCAACGCTGGGAGCGTCGGCTCCCGTCACAgtcaaacaggaaaataaaatgtccTTGCAGCCTATTGCGACTGTACCTAATGGAGGAACTACTCCCAAAATCAGTAAAACTGTGCTCCTGTCTAACAAAAGCGTGAAAAAGAACTTAGAACACGCCCCTAAGAAATCCCACCCAAAAGCCAAACCAGGGGTGCTGAAAACAAAAGACAAGGCAAAGGAGAAAGTTCCCAGCAGTAACGTTATGCCAGGAAGCCCAACAAAAACTGTGTATaaaaagccacaagaaaagaaaGGGTGTAAATGTGGTCGTGCCACCCAAAATCCAAGTGTTCTTACATGCCGTGGCCAACGCTGCCCTTGCTACTCTAACCGCAAAGCCTGCCTTGACTGCATATGCCGTGGCTGCCAAAACTCCTACATGGCTAACGGGGAGAAGAAGCTGGAGGCCTTTGCAGTGCcagaaaaggccttggagcagactCGGCTTACTTTGGGCATTAATGTGACAAGCATTGCCGTGCGCAATGCCAGCACAAGCACCAGTGTAATCAATGTGACAGGGTCACCAGTAACGACGTTTATAGCTGCCAGTACACATGATGAGAAAAGTTTGGATGAAGCTATAGACATGAGATATGACTGTTga